The genomic stretch TCGCCCAGCTTGGCGTGGTTATCGATCCGGCATTGAAGGTCTCAGCTCTGTCGCCGGCGCAGGCCCAGATCGTCGAGATCGCCAAAGCGTTGTCTCGCGACCTCAGGATCCTGATCCTCGACGAGCCTACAGCCGCACTGACCCTGACTGAAACCGAAAAACTGTTCGACGTGGTGCGCCGGCTGGCCGGAAACGGGGTCTCGATCATCTACGTCTCGCACCGCCTCGCCGAGATTTTTGCACTCTGTCATTCGGTGACGGTTCTCAAGGACGGCAGGCTTGCCGGGACCCGCCGCGTTGCCGAGACCACAACGGACGAACTGATCCGCCTGATGGTGGGGCGCGATGTGCATTTCGCGCGCTCGACGGCTGCCCGCAAGATCGGCGACATCGTGCTCGAAGCCGAAAATGTCCACGCGCCGCCACTGGTGCGGTCGGCCTCGATCAAGGTGCGGGCCGGAGAGATCGTCTGCCTGGCCGGACTTATCGGGTCCGGACGCAGTGAATTCTGCGAGGCGATCTTTGGCGCGCGCCGGAAGCGCTCGGGATCGATCCGGATCGTCGGCACGCCGATCGATCCGAAAGGCCCGTGGGACGGCAAGCACGCCGGTATCGGCATGGTGCCGGAGGATCGCAAGGCGGCCGGCCTGTTCCTTGGCATGGACATCGTCAACAACGTTGCCGCGACGGTTCTTTCCAAGGTTTCGGCGGGGGTAAACTTTTCCAACTCAAAGGCTGAAGCGCTAGCGAAGAATTTCATCGACGAACTGCGTATCGCGACGCCGAGCGTCTATCAGGTTGTCGGCAATCTCTCCGGCGGCAACCAGCAAAAAGTGCTGCTCGCCAAATGGCTGGCAATGGAGCCGCGCCTGCTGATCGTCGACGAACCGACGCGTGGCGTCGACGTCGGCGCACGCTCGGAAATCTATCGGCTGTTGCGGGCACTCGCCGACAAGGGCGTCGCCTTGCTCGTCGTGTCCTCGGACCTGCCTGAGGTGCTGGCTCTTGCCGACCGCATCGTTGTGATGGCGGAAGGCAGGACCGTGGGTGAACTGCCGGGCGAAGGCGCGACCGAAGAACAGGTGCTGCGTCTCGCCACCAGATACACGGCTTCGGTGGCTGAAGCTCGCGATCAACCAGGGATAGCGGAGGCATGACGATGCGGATCACGCAACCGATGGCGGAGAATGCCGAACGCCGACGCGAAAATCTTTTCGTGCGTGTTGTGCGGCGCCTAGCCGATTCCAGGGAATTGACGCTCTTCGTGCTCGTCATCGCGCTCGCGCTAGCGATGAGCATCGTCTACCCGAACAACTTCCCCACCGCATCCAACATGCGGGCCGTGCTTCTCAACCTGGCTCCTGTCGGGATCCTTGTCTGCGGCATGATGCTATTGATGATCGGCGGCACATTCGACCTGTCCGTCGGCTCGACCCTGGCCTTCTCCGGGGTCTGGGCCGCTGTCGTGGCAGGATGGTGGGGCTGGCCGGCCGAAGTCGCGATTGTGGTCGGGATTCTGGTTGGCGCTCTGTGCGGCCTGGTCAATGGGCTGATCGTCACGCGCATCGGTATCAATGCGCTGATAGCCACGCTCGGCACCCTAACCATCTATCGCAGTCTGACCTATGTCACCGCCGGCACCGGTGTCACACCGATTACCGACGCCTTCGCCGCTTATGGGCGGGCAGCGGATCCGCTGCTGCGCATCCAGTCGCCATTCTGGGCGATGCTGGTACTTGTGCTCATCGGTGGCTGGCTGGTCGCGCGCACGCGCTTCTTCCGGCAGTATTACTTCATTGGCGGCAATCCTCGCGCAGCTCAGCTCTCGGGCATTCGCGTCGACCGGCTCATCTTGATCGGCTTCGTCATCATGGGAGCGCTGGCAGGCTTGGCCGGCGTTCTGGGAGCGGCGCGCCTCAACAGCGCGGTCGTCAACGCCGGCGTTGGCATCGAGCTGAAGGTGATCACCGCCACGGTGCTTGGCGGCGCCAGCCTGAAAGGCGGCGAAGGCACGATCCTCGGTGGCATTCTCGGCGTGCTTTTTATCGCACTCATCGAGAACGCCATGATCATCAACGCGATCGGCGTGTTCTGGCAGGGACTGGTGGTGGGTCTGGTCCTGCTGTTTGCCGTCTCGCTCGATCGTTTCAAGACCAGCGGCCGCGCATGAAATCAGGCGAGGACGGGAGGAGGCATTCGGACAACCGGATGACATGCGGGAACTGGGACTAGAAAAACAACATCAGGAGGAAACGGGCATGAAATCAACAATGAGAACGATACTCTCCGGCGCAGCCCTAGCTGCCACGGCATTGCTCTGCACTTTGCCTGCTAATGCGCAGGAATCATCCTTCGGGCCGGCCAACGCGAAAGAGACCTACTACTGGATTTCCAATAAGGCGAACCTGCCGCTGTTCGTGCAGTATGACTATGTCGGGATGAAGCGGATCGCCGAAGAGCTCGGTGTCAAGGTGATCGTTGCCGGACCGACAGATTTCGACGTGCCTGGCTTCATCTCTGCAGTCGATCAAGTCTGCGCGCAGAAGCCGAACGGCGTCTCCGTCGTCGGCGGCTGGGACCCGTCGCTGACGGAGTCAGTCAAGAAATGCATGGAGCAAGGCGTGCCAACCGTTGTCGATGACGGCGATCTGCCGGCCTCTGGCCGTCTCGCCTATATCGGCACCAACTGGACTCAGGTCGGCGTCGCGCAGGCCAAGAAGCTGATGGAAATGCTGCCCAAGGGCGGCAAAATAGCGTCGATGTCGATCATCAACGCCGGAAACATGCGTGAGGCCGTAGCAGGCTTCAAAGCCTATGTCGAAGCCAATGGCGGCGGCAAATACACCATCGTCGCCAATGAGGATGACGGCGGCGACGCGCAGAAAGCCGCGCAGGTCACGGCGGCGATTCTTGCGGCCAATCCCGACATCGCCGGTCTCGCCGGTTTCGATTCTGAATCCGGCGCCGGCATCGTCACGGCACTGCGTGAAGCCGGCAAGAAGCCCGGCGACATCAAGGTGACCGCGATGGAGCAGACGCCTGACTTCTTCAAATCCGCGAAGGAAGGCTGGGTCGACGCCATCGTGGTGCAAAACCGCGAGCTGTTCATCTACTACGCGGTCAAGTTGCTGCACGACTACAACACCAACACGCTGAAGTCGGCTGGCCTCTCGTCGAAGGATGGCGGCCGTCCGATCCCGGACTCTCTCGATACGGGCGTCATCCTGATCACCAAGGACAATGTCGACAAGGTATTGACGGCGCTAAACGTGAAATAGGCAGAAACTCAATGTCGCGGAGCCTTGCGTCAGGCTCAAGCAGCGTCCGGCGGCGTGATCTCCCTCGCCGTCGGACAGCCAACCAATCCCAAGGATATGAAATGGCTCTTCATCCCACCACCCGCATGCGCTTCCACGGCGTCGCCGCCTACGAAATCTTGACGCGGGACGGATTGCGCATCCTGTGCGATCCGTTTCTGGACCAGAATCCCGGCGCGGCAACAAAATCGACCGACTTCGATCATGTCGATCTGGTCATCGTCAGCCATGCGGCCTTCGACCATCTCGGCGATACCGACAAGATCGCCGCGAAATATGGCTGTCCAATCGTTTGCGGAGGCGAGGTGAAGGCGTGGCTGATGGACCGTGGCATCCCGGCCAACCAGATCCGCGCCACGACCTGGGGCATTAGGGTCAAGGTGGCCGGCATCGAGATTCAGCCGCTCGAATGCCATCACTGGTCGCAGATCAGGCTGAAGGACAATTCCTTCATTTCCGGCGTGCCGATGGCCTTCATCGTCTATGCCGACGACAATCTGCGCTTTTACCACTACGGCGACACGGCCATCTTTTCCGACCTCAAGCTTCAGGCAGAACTTTACAAGCCGAATGTCGGCTGTATCGGAATCGCCAATCCGCAAGAGATTCTTCACCTGAACCCAATGCCGGGCGAGATGCTGACCGGCGAGATGAGCCCTTATGAAGGCGTTCTCGCAACGCAATGGCTTGGCCTGGAGACAGTGCTGCCGTGCCACTACATCAAACTCGATGGTGACAAGGACGTCGCCGAATATATGAAGCATCACCGGGAGGCCAAGGCGCGCGGCGAAGCGATCGCCGATCCCTATCTGCTGCGTGCCGGAGACTGGATCGAGTTCGATCGCGACGGCAAGGTCGTGCGACCGGCCAAGGCGGCTTGAGGACATGCGTGCCGCAATCTTTGATGAGCCGTTCAGCTTGCGCATCGCGGAAGCGCCGAAGCCGGTTCCAGGCCAGGGCGAGGTTCTCGTTCGGGTCAGGGCCGCGGGGCTGTGTGCTGGCGACCTTTACATCTACACCGGCAAGAACCCTTACGTGACCTATCCAAGGATCGGCTGCCACGAGATCGCTGGCGTGGTCGAGGCCTATGGCCCGGGCACCAGCGGCCCCGCGATCGGCACACGCGTCGTCGTCGATCCCTTCGTCGGCTGCGGCCGCTGCTATCCCTGCCGGCTCGGCAAGCGCAATTGCTGCGCCAACCTCACCATTGTTGGCGTTCATCGCGAGGGCGGCTTTGCGG from Mesorhizobium sp. INR15 encodes the following:
- a CDS encoding sugar ABC transporter ATP-binding protein, with the translated sequence MAPRLEIKNLSKFFPGVRALDDVSMSVDGGEIHALLGENGAGKSTLGKIVAGVYLRDQGTILVDGVETGQPDEKAAGDLGIGIVHQEGSLVPQLSVAENIFAGRQPTQWLGQVDVRAMRDRARALIAQLGVVIDPALKVSALSPAQAQIVEIAKALSRDLRILILDEPTAALTLTETEKLFDVVRRLAGNGVSIIYVSHRLAEIFALCHSVTVLKDGRLAGTRRVAETTTDELIRLMVGRDVHFARSTAARKIGDIVLEAENVHAPPLVRSASIKVRAGEIVCLAGLIGSGRSEFCEAIFGARRKRSGSIRIVGTPIDPKGPWDGKHAGIGMVPEDRKAAGLFLGMDIVNNVAATVLSKVSAGVNFSNSKAEALAKNFIDELRIATPSVYQVVGNLSGGNQQKVLLAKWLAMEPRLLIVDEPTRGVDVGARSEIYRLLRALADKGVALLVVSSDLPEVLALADRIVVMAEGRTVGELPGEGATEEQVLRLATRYTASVAEARDQPGIAEA
- a CDS encoding ABC transporter permease, whose amino-acid sequence is MTMRITQPMAENAERRRENLFVRVVRRLADSRELTLFVLVIALALAMSIVYPNNFPTASNMRAVLLNLAPVGILVCGMMLLMIGGTFDLSVGSTLAFSGVWAAVVAGWWGWPAEVAIVVGILVGALCGLVNGLIVTRIGINALIATLGTLTIYRSLTYVTAGTGVTPITDAFAAYGRAADPLLRIQSPFWAMLVLVLIGGWLVARTRFFRQYYFIGGNPRAAQLSGIRVDRLILIGFVIMGALAGLAGVLGAARLNSAVVNAGVGIELKVITATVLGGASLKGGEGTILGGILGVLFIALIENAMIINAIGVFWQGLVVGLVLLFAVSLDRFKTSGRA
- a CDS encoding substrate-binding domain-containing protein, which codes for MKSTMRTILSGAALAATALLCTLPANAQESSFGPANAKETYYWISNKANLPLFVQYDYVGMKRIAEELGVKVIVAGPTDFDVPGFISAVDQVCAQKPNGVSVVGGWDPSLTESVKKCMEQGVPTVVDDGDLPASGRLAYIGTNWTQVGVAQAKKLMEMLPKGGKIASMSIINAGNMREAVAGFKAYVEANGGGKYTIVANEDDGGDAQKAAQVTAAILAANPDIAGLAGFDSESGAGIVTALREAGKKPGDIKVTAMEQTPDFFKSAKEGWVDAIVVQNRELFIYYAVKLLHDYNTNTLKSAGLSSKDGGRPIPDSLDTGVILITKDNVDKVLTALNVK
- a CDS encoding MBL fold metallo-hydrolase — protein: MALHPTTRMRFHGVAAYEILTRDGLRILCDPFLDQNPGAATKSTDFDHVDLVIVSHAAFDHLGDTDKIAAKYGCPIVCGGEVKAWLMDRGIPANQIRATTWGIRVKVAGIEIQPLECHHWSQIRLKDNSFISGVPMAFIVYADDNLRFYHYGDTAIFSDLKLQAELYKPNVGCIGIANPQEILHLNPMPGEMLTGEMSPYEGVLATQWLGLETVLPCHYIKLDGDKDVAEYMKHHREAKARGEAIADPYLLRAGDWIEFDRDGKVVRPAKAA